The nucleotide window TCGCGTGCTCATCGAGTGCTCATCGCAATCTCGACCTACTTCCAACTCGCGGGGTACCAGGGCCGCACGGGGGTTCCGTGCGACGCGTCTTACTGTGTTGCCTGCTCGACGTGGAGGCGCAACGCCGCCGTGTCGAGCGGACCCGGGGCACGCAGTGCCCGTGGGAACGCCCGGCGGCGAACCGCCAGATCGAAACAGACCAGGGCGGGGTGTACGTAAGCACCCCGGCCGGGCAGCGTACCGCGATGATCGGGGACGCATTCCTCCTCGATCGCCACGACGCGCAGCAGCTCGGTCTTGGCCGCTCGCTGCCTGCACCCCACACAGGTGCGCTCAGGGCATGCACGGGCTCGCGTCCGGCCAGACACTCTTAAGTCTACCTCCCCGTTCCGACCTCACCCCTTTGAGGCAGGACTCGAACGGTTGTTGTCGTGATCTGAGCCACCTGCGGCTTGGATCTATTCCCCGGTCCGCCGGGCGGTGTCCTCGGACGGCTGCTCGATGTCCGGACGGATGTCGATCCGCCAGCCGGTGAGCCGGGCGGCGAGGCGGGCGTTCTGGCCCTCCTTGCCGATCGCCAGCGACAGCTGGTAATCGGGCACCGTCACCCGCGCGGAGCGGGCCGCGAGGTCCACGACCTCGACCTTGGAGACCCGGGCCGGGGACAGCGCGTTGGCCACCATCTCCGCCGGGTCGTCCGACCAGTCGACGATGTCGATCTTCTCGCCGTTCAGCTCGGCCATGACATTGCGCACACGGCCGCCCATCGGGCCGATGCAGGCGCCCTTGGCGTTCAGACCCGAACGGGTGGACCGGACCGCGATCTTCGTACGGTGGCCGGCCTCACGGGCGATGGCGGAGATCTCGACGGACCCGTCGGCGATCTCCGGCACCTCGAGGGCGAAGAGCTTCTTCACCAGATTGGGGTGCGTGCGCGAGAGGGTCACGGACGGGCCGCGCACACCCTTCGCCACCCGAACGACGTACGACCGGAGGCGCAGGCCGTGCTGGTACGACTCGCCGGGGACCTGCTCCTGCACGGGCAGGATGGCCTCCAGCTTGCCGATGTCGACGAGCACGTTCTTCGGGTCGCGGCCCTGCTGGACGACACCGGTGACGATGTCGCCCTCGCGGCCGGCGTACTCGCCGAGCGTGGCGTCGTCCTCCGCGTCCCGCAGGCGCTGCAGGATGACCTGCTTGGCGGTGGTGGCGGCGATCCGGCCGAAGTCCGACGGGGTGTCGTCGAACTCGCGCGGCTCCTGCCCCTCCTCCAGGTCCTCGGGGTCCTCCTTCGCCCACACGGTCACATGGCCTGTCTCCCGGTTGAGCTCCACGCGCGCGTGGCGGCGGCTTCCCTCGGTGCGGTGGTAGGCGATGAGGAGGGCCGCCTCGATCGCCTCGACGAGCAGGGAGAAGGAGATCTCCTTCTCCCGCACCAAGCCCCTGAGGGCACTCATGTCGATGTCCACGGCTACGCCTCCTCCTCTTCCTTCATGTCCGTCTTGTCCTTGCGGTTGAACTCGACCTGGACGCGGGCCTTGTCGATCTCGTCGAAGGCGAGCCTGCGGGTGGTGGCCTTGCGGCCCTTCACTCCGGGCACCTCGAGGTCGAGGCCCTCGTCGTCCAGGGTCAGGATGCGGGCGACCAGTTCGCCGGCACCCGCTGCATCGGTCAGTTGGAACCTCACCAGGCGGTCCACGGCTCTGCGATAGTGCCGGAACTCGGTGAGGGCGCGCTCGGCGCCCGGCGTACCGACCTCCAGGGTGTACTCCGCCTGGCCCATCGCGTCCGACTCGTCGAGCTTCTCCGACAGGGCGCGGCTGACGTCGGCGACCGCGTCCAGATCCGCACCCTCGTCCGAGTCGACGACCACGCGCAGCACCCGCCTGCGTCCGACCGAGTCCACTGCGATCTCTTCGAGATCGAGGCCCTGGGAGCGTACGAGCGGTTCCAGCAGTTCTCGCAGCCTCTCGCTCTGGGTGGTGCTCATCCGGGTGACTCCTCGGCCGCGTGTGCTGTTGTGGGTAGGGCGCGTGTCAGGTCAAAGGGTATCCGCTCCACGGGGGTGTTGCCGTCCACGCACGTACCTGGAGTCAAGGGGTGCGGTGGTGACGCGCGCGAGGGGGAAGCGCGGGTACGGTGATCACGCCGCTCTTGTGTTCGTACGATCCCCCTGAGGACGTCTGCCGTGTCGTTCACCCTGCCGTCGCACACCCGTTCGGGGCTGCGCAGAAGGAGTCTGCTCGCCGGGGCCGCCGGGGCGGCTCTGCTCGTGGGCTGCTCGTCCGAGGACGACAGCTCCACCGCCGCCGGCCCCTCCGCCGCCGAGCGGGCACGCGCGCGCGTGGCCCGCGACAGCGAGGTGCTCGCGGAGCGGTACGCCGCGGTGATCGCCGCGCATCCCGCGCTGGCCGCGACGCTGACACCGCTGCGGGCCGAGGTCGTACGTCACGCGAAGGCGTTCGGGGGCGCTGACGCTCCGTCGGAGTCGGCTTCACCGTCCGCCTCGGGCTCGCCCTCGCCACTTCCGGTTCGGGTTCCCACCGACGAGAAGTCCGCGCTCGCCGAACTGGCCACCGCCGAGCGGAAGCTCGCCGACCGGCGGGCGAAGGCGTTGCTGGAGGTGCCCGGTGAGCTGGCGCGGCTGATGGCGTCCGTGGCGGCGGCCGGTGCCGGACACGCGTTTCTGTTGGCGGAGGGTGCGAAGTGAGCAGCGCAGAGCTGAAGGCGGTACAGGCCGCGCTCGGGGCCGAACACGCGGCCGTGTACGGGTACGGGGTCGTCGGCGGGAAGATCGGCGAGACCCGGCAGAGCGAGGCGCGGGCGGCGTACGACGCCCATCGGGCCCGGCGGGACCAGCTGGAGCGGGCCGCACGGGACCTCGGTGGCAAGCCGGCGGCCGCCGCGGCCGGGTACGCGCTCCCCTTCTCGGTGACGGACACCGACTCCGCCGTGCGGCTCGCCGTCGAGCTCGAGGAGCGGGTGGCCGGGGTGTACTCCGACCTCGTACGGGCGGCGGAGGGCGAGCGGCGGGCTGCGGCGGCCGAGGCGCTGCGGGAAGCGGCGGTGCGGGCGGTGCGGTGGCGGGGAGGAAGCGTAGCCTTCCCTGGTCTCGCCGAGCGGGCGGCCGGTAGCGCCACCCCGACGGCGGAACCGCACACCTGATCACGGCCTGGAAGGGAACGACTCGCACATGGCGCGCATGGCTTTCGAATCTTTCGAACCGCCGCGGCGGCTGGTGCGAGCGCTCGCCGAGTCACGGCAACCGGGCGGCGGCGACGGTGTCGGCGAGTGGCTGGAGCAGCTGCCCGAGCTGGCTCAACAGGCCGTGGATCTACGCGAGTTGACCGTGGAGCGGGTGCAGGCGCCCGGCGGTCGCAGCAGTCTGGTGCTGCTCGTACGGCAGGTGGGCGACGTCCCCGCCGTACTGAAGCTGGCGCCCGAGCGGGCCCGGCCGGAGAGCGAGCGGGCGGCGCTCGCGCACTGGGACGGGCGGGGCGCGGTGCGGCTGCTCAACCCGGGTGACACTCACGGCGTGCTGCTGCTGGAGCGGCTGCGCCCCGATCTGTCGGTGCGGTCGCTGCCGGAGGCGAAGGCGCTGCTGGAGGCGACGGCCACGCTGCGGCGGCTGTGGGTCGAGCCGCCCCAGGCCCATGTGTTCGAGACCGTCGCCGAGCGGACCGGGCGGCAGGCCGAGGCGATGCGTGCCGGCTCCGCCGCGGACACCGATACGGACGCGGAGGTGCGGGGCCTGGTCGACGCCGCCCTCGCCGTGCGTGCGGAGCTGCTCGGCTCCGCGGCCGAGGAGCGGTTGCTGCACGGCACCTTCCGGCAGAGCAAGGTGCTCGCCGGGGAGCGGATGCCGTGGCTGGCCGTGGGGCCGGATCCGGTGGTGGGTGAGTGCGCGTTCGATCTGGCTCGGCTGGTGCGGGACCGGGTGGAGGATCTGATCGCCTCGCCGTCGGGGGCCGCGATCACTCGGCGGCGGGTGAAGCGGTTGGCCGAGTCGTTGGATGTGGATCAGGAGCGGTTGCGGGGGTGGACGTTGTTCCGGGCGGTGGAGTCGGGGGTTCGGGCGCTGAGGGTCGGGCGGACGGGGGATGCGGAGTTGTTGCTCGAGTTCGCGGGGTGGCTCTAGCCTCCGGCGGATGGGCCGTTTGATGGCTGCGGGCCGTCTGTTGCTGGTCGCGCGGTTCCCCGCGCCGTCCCTTACGGGGCGTGTCCGATCAGCTTGAGAGCCAGTACGGGGCAGTCGGCCGCTGCCCTTTTCGCCCTCTTCAGCGCCGCTCTCGGGATCGGTCCCCGCTCGAACAACGGGTAGCCCCACTCGTCCAGGGCCATGTGTTCGGGGAGGAGTTCCGCGCACAGGCCGTGGCCCTGGCAGGCCGTCCAGTCGATGTCCAGGCGCGGGGCGGCGGTGGAGTCCATGGCGTCAGCTCCGGGGGACGGGGAGGAACGGGGTTCGGTCGGTGGCCGTGCAGTGGCCGTGGGCGTGGGCGTCCAGTTCGGGGGCGAAGGTCGTCAGTGCGCTGCGGACCAGGCGGACCGTGCCGTCGGGGTGGTGGCAGGCGCCTCGGCCTTCGACCAGGCCTGCCCAGCGGGACACGTCCTCGCGGGTGGTGCCTTGGGGACCAGGCGCGGCCAGGGTCTGGAAGGCGGCGGCGATGCGGGGCAGGCCGCTCAGGCAGGGGCCGCACTGGCCCGCCGATTCGAGGGCGAGGTGGCGCAGGACGCGGGCGGTCTCCGCCGGGCCGCAGCGGTCGGCGGGGAGGGCGGCCAGGACTCCGGCGCCCAAGTTGCCTGCGGTGAGGGTGAGTTGGGCTGCCTGGGCGGCCGGGATCCAGGTGCCGTGGTAGCCGCCGGTCAGGACCGCGCTCGTGGTGTGCAGGGGGAGCAGGCGGTGCAGGGGCAGGCCGTAGGGGGCTTCGACGACCCGGGGTTCGCGGCCGGGGACGTGCAGGGTGCACAGGACACTGCCCGGGTCGGTGGGCGTACCGGCGGAGCGGTACCAGTCGGCGCCGTAGCGGGCGATCAGGGCCAGGTGGGCGAGGGTCTCGACGTTCTGGACGAGGGTCGGGGCGCCGTGCACGCCTCGTTCGCGGACCGGTGGGTTCTGGTGGCGGGGCAGGGCGGGGCGGCCGTCGAGGTGCTGGGTGAGGGCCGAGGACTCGCCGGAGAGGAAGCGCTTGGGGACGCGGACTACTCGTACGGGGATCCGGTCGCGGTCGCCGCGTTCGGCCACCGCCGCCTCCAGGTGGGTGGCGTCGTCCTCGACCGCGAGGTACGCCTCCCCCGCGCCGGTCGCCTCGGCGGCCAGGCACAGGCCGTCCAGGACCAGGTGGGGTGACAGGCGCAGCAGTGTCTTGTCCTTGGCGCTGGCCGGTTCGCCCTCGGAGCCGTTCGCCACGACGACGGGGGTACGGCCTGTGCGGCGGCCGGCCTCGGCGACCGAGGCGAGTTTGCGGTACATGGGGAAGGCCGCGCCGCCTCTGCCGGTGAGACCGGACTCGGCCGCCGCGCGCAGGAGTTCGGCGGGGTGGAAGGAGGTGAGGGGGCCGTAGCGCTGTTCGTGGGTGGGGTGGTCGGCCGGGGTGCCGCCGGGGGCGAGGAGGCGGGGGGACATGTAGAGGTCGACGGGGGCGTGCGTCGCGGTGGTCGTCATGGGCGGGCTCCTTCGGCCGTGCGGAGCAGGGTGGCGGGGGTGCGGCGGGAGTCTCGTACGGCGTGGGCGGTGCGCAGGGCGAGGGCGGCGAGCACGGCGGCCACGCAGCCGATGGTCAGCCAGAGCATCCAGGCGGTGATGCTGTCCGTGCCGATGCCGATGCCGTGGGCGAGTGCGAACGGCCAGGAGGCGTATGCCAGCCAGTGCACGGTCCGCCAGGTGCGGTGGCCGATGCGGGTGCGCAGCAGGCTGGTGATCAGGACCGCGAGCATCAGGTCGAGGGCGACCGTGCCGAGGCCGAGCCAGAGGGGCTGGTAGTCGGAGACGAAGGGGACGAGCGCGTCGAGGGGGGTGATGTCGACGTAGGCGTCGATGACGGCGGTCGCGATGTGCAGGGCCAGGAAGGCGGTGGCGGAGAGGGAGAGGGTGCGGTGGAGGGTGAGGGTGCCGAAGCGGGGGAGGCCGGGGAGGCGGGTGTGGAGTCGGACGGCTGTGCCGAGGAGGACGACGAGGGTGAACAGGACCAGGGAGACGGCGCCGGTGGCTCTGTTGGCGTACCAGAGGATCTCGTCGGTCATGGGGTGGGCTCCGGCTGGGGGGTGGGTGCGGGTGCGGGTTTGGAGTTTTCGCCCCCGCCGCCCCTACCGGTCCCATCCCTGGGGGCTGCGCCCCCAGACCGCCCTTCGGCCTGAACGGCCTCGTCCTCAAACGCCGGACAGGCTGAATTGGGCCAGCCCGGGGTGGTGACGACCATCCCCTCGTGAGTCACCAGTCTTGCCGGGAGGCCCAGTTTCGACAGCCAGGTTGGCGCGTTCTCACCCTTCACCAGGGCCGCCGTGCTGGCCGCGTTGGCGTCGGCGCAGGTGGCCGCCGCGACCGAGACCGTGCGCCAGGGGGTCGTGGCCGGCCGGCCGGTGCGGGGGTCGACGATGTGGTGGAGGGTCCGGTCGCCTCGGCGCCAGCGGCGGGCGGTGGTGCCGGAGGTGGCGAGGCCGCCGCTGCGGATACCGACCGTGGCGTACGAGCCCTGCTGGGGGAGTTCGTCGACCGGGGCCGTCTCGTCCTGGACGCGGATGCGCCAGCCGCCGGCCGGGGGTTCGCCCGCCACGGCGGTGTCGCCGCCGAGGCTGACCAGGATGCCGCAGTCGGCGGCCCTGGCCAGTGTCCGTGCCGCCCTGTCCGCCGCCCAGGCCTTGGCCGTGGCACCCAGGTCCAGGCTGACGCCCGGCGGCAGGGTCACCGTGTTCGTGGCGCGGTCCAGTGCGACCAGGCGCCAGCCCGGCACCCGCCTCACCGCGAGCCGTACGGGGCGGTCGTCCTTCTGGACGAGGGTGAAGTCGCGGTCGTAGCCGAGGGCCTCCATCGCCGAGCCGACCGTGGGGTCCACCGCCCCGTCCGTGGCGCGGGCGGCGCGCAGGGCCACCGCCAGGGCCTCGGCCAGCAGCGGGCTGACCTTGACCGGGCGCCCGTCGGCCGCGTTCAGCGCGGACAGCTCCGAGTCGTCGCGGAAGCGGCTGCACGCGCCGTCGACCTCGGCCAGGTGCCGGGCGAGAAGCAGGTTGCAGGAGTCCAGCAGGGCCGGGTCCGTGGTGACCAGGCGGACGCTCGTGCCGAGGGCCCGCCAGTCCGCGGCGGCCGTGGGGCGGGGAGTCGTGTACACGCTCATCACGACGCCCCCGAGGTGGCGTCCGCCGAGTCGTCCGAGGACGAGGTCATGCCGTCGGAGGAGGACTGGAGGTTCGAGGAGGAGTCGGACGAGGAGTCGGACGAGGAGTCGCTTGCGCTGTCCGAGGAACTGTCCGACGAGGACGACGACGAGTCGGTGGAACTGTCCGACGACGAGCTCGACGAGTTCGTGGTGCCGCTGCTGCCGCTGCCACCGCTCGCGCCGGTCTCCGCGTTCGCCTGCATCGTGCCGATCAGTGCGAACATGCCGGCCGCCGCCGCGAGCGTCACCGCCGCCGCGGCGGACGCCGTACGCCGGGCGCCGCGGCGCACTCCCGCGACGGCACCTCGTTCTCTGGTCGTCATGACCGTTCCCCTCCGTAGTGACGTTCTGTCACGCCCTACGGTCGGGGAACGGCCTGAGAGAAACCTGTGAGATGCCTATAGGCCCCCGGAGAACTTTCTGAGGGTTTCCTTCAGGCAAGGATCAGGCGGTGATCGGCCGGTGATCAGGCCGTCAGGCGGGCGATCGCCTCGTCCACCGTCAGCTCCTCGCGCTCACCGGTCCTGCGGTCCTTCAGCTCCAGGACGCCCTCGGCGGAGCGGCGGCCGGCGACCAGGATCTTCGGTACGCCGATGAGCTCCGAGTCGGTGAACTTCACGCCCGGCGAGACACCGGCCCGGTCGTCCACGAGGACGCGCAGACCGGCGGCCCGCAGCTTCTCGGAGACGTCGAGGGCCAGCTCGGTCTGGAGGGCCTTGCCGGCGGCGACGACATGGACGTCCGCCGGGGCGACCTCGGCGG belongs to Streptomyces graminofaciens and includes:
- a CDS encoding YlxR family protein gives rise to the protein MSGRTRARACPERTCVGCRQRAAKTELLRVVAIEEECVPDHRGTLPGRGAYVHPALVCFDLAVRRRAFPRALRAPGPLDTAALRLHVEQATQ
- the nusA gene encoding transcription termination factor NusA, translated to MDIDMSALRGLVREKEISFSLLVEAIEAALLIAYHRTEGSRRHARVELNRETGHVTVWAKEDPEDLEEGQEPREFDDTPSDFGRIAATTAKQVILQRLRDAEDDATLGEYAGREGDIVTGVVQQGRDPKNVLVDIGKLEAILPVQEQVPGESYQHGLRLRSYVVRVAKGVRGPSVTLSRTHPNLVKKLFALEVPEIADGSVEISAIAREAGHRTKIAVRSTRSGLNAKGACIGPMGGRVRNVMAELNGEKIDIVDWSDDPAEMVANALSPARVSKVEVVDLAARSARVTVPDYQLSLAIGKEGQNARLAARLTGWRIDIRPDIEQPSEDTARRTGE
- the rimP gene encoding ribosome maturation factor RimP; this encodes MSTTQSERLRELLEPLVRSQGLDLEEIAVDSVGRRRVLRVVVDSDEGADLDAVADVSRALSEKLDESDAMGQAEYTLEVGTPGAERALTEFRHYRRAVDRLVRFQLTDAAGAGELVARILTLDDEGLDLEVPGVKGRKATTRRLAFDEIDKARVQVEFNRKDKTDMKEEEEA
- a CDS encoding ferritin-like domain-containing protein gives rise to the protein MSSAELKAVQAALGAEHAAVYGYGVVGGKIGETRQSEARAAYDAHRARRDQLERAARDLGGKPAAAAAGYALPFSVTDTDSAVRLAVELEERVAGVYSDLVRAAEGERRAAAAEALREAAVRAVRWRGGSVAFPGLAERAAGSATPTAEPHT
- a CDS encoding aminoglycoside phosphotransferase family protein — its product is MARMAFESFEPPRRLVRALAESRQPGGGDGVGEWLEQLPELAQQAVDLRELTVERVQAPGGRSSLVLLVRQVGDVPAVLKLAPERARPESERAALAHWDGRGAVRLLNPGDTHGVLLLERLRPDLSVRSLPEAKALLEATATLRRLWVEPPQAHVFETVAERTGRQAEAMRAGSAADTDTDAEVRGLVDAALAVRAELLGSAAEERLLHGTFRQSKVLAGERMPWLAVGPDPVVGECAFDLARLVRDRVEDLIASPSGAAITRRRVKRLAESLDVDQERLRGWTLFRAVESGVRALRVGRTGDAELLLEFAGWL
- a CDS encoding ferredoxin, with product MDSTAAPRLDIDWTACQGHGLCAELLPEHMALDEWGYPLFERGPIPRAALKRAKRAAADCPVLALKLIGHAP
- a CDS encoding NADH-ubiquinone oxidoreductase-F iron-sulfur binding region domain-containing protein: MTTTATHAPVDLYMSPRLLAPGGTPADHPTHEQRYGPLTSFHPAELLRAAAESGLTGRGGAAFPMYRKLASVAEAGRRTGRTPVVVANGSEGEPASAKDKTLLRLSPHLVLDGLCLAAEATGAGEAYLAVEDDATHLEAAVAERGDRDRIPVRVVRVPKRFLSGESSALTQHLDGRPALPRHQNPPVRERGVHGAPTLVQNVETLAHLALIARYGADWYRSAGTPTDPGSVLCTLHVPGREPRVVEAPYGLPLHRLLPLHTTSAVLTGGYHGTWIPAAQAAQLTLTAGNLGAGVLAALPADRCGPAETARVLRHLALESAGQCGPCLSGLPRIAAAFQTLAAPGPQGTTREDVSRWAGLVEGRGACHHPDGTVRLVRSALTTFAPELDAHAHGHCTATDRTPFLPVPRS
- a CDS encoding ferric reductase-like transmembrane domain-containing protein, producing the protein MTDEILWYANRATGAVSLVLFTLVVLLGTAVRLHTRLPGLPRFGTLTLHRTLSLSATAFLALHIATAVIDAYVDITPLDALVPFVSDYQPLWLGLGTVALDLMLAVLITSLLRTRIGHRTWRTVHWLAYASWPFALAHGIGIGTDSITAWMLWLTIGCVAAVLAALALRTAHAVRDSRRTPATLLRTAEGARP
- a CDS encoding FAD:protein FMN transferase — translated: MSVYTTPRPTAAADWRALGTSVRLVTTDPALLDSCNLLLARHLAEVDGACSRFRDDSELSALNAADGRPVKVSPLLAEALAVALRAARATDGAVDPTVGSAMEALGYDRDFTLVQKDDRPVRLAVRRVPGWRLVALDRATNTVTLPPGVSLDLGATAKAWAADRAARTLARAADCGILVSLGGDTAVAGEPPAGGWRIRVQDETAPVDELPQQGSYATVGIRSGGLATSGTTARRWRRGDRTLHHIVDPRTGRPATTPWRTVSVAAATCADANAASTAALVKGENAPTWLSKLGLPARLVTHEGMVVTTPGWPNSACPAFEDEAVQAEGRSGGAAPRDGTGRGGGGENSKPAPAPTPQPEPTP